The DNA segment CAGGCCGGACGGTTCCCGGCGGCCGGCGGCGGTCCGGGGCGGCGGCAGTGGGCCGAGCAGCTCGACGTGCAGCAGCAGATGGCGCGGCAGGCGGCGGTCCGTCGTTACGAGTGAGATCTCACTGAGCTGATCCGAGCCCGGTCGTCCCTTTTCCAGGGGGTGGCCGGGTTCGGTCTTTGCGTTGCTGAGCTACGGCAGGGTGGGACTTCAGACGTACGAAAAAAGCGGAGCCGGCCACCCGGAAAGGGTGACCGGCTCCGCTCTTAGCTTGATCCAGAACGAGCAGATCAGGCGGACAGCGAGGCGATCTTCTTAGCGATTGCCGACTTGCGGTTGGCCGCCTGGTTCTTGTGGATGACGCCCTTGCTGACAGCCTTGTCGAGCTGACGCGAGGCGTCACGCAGCAGAGCGGTCGCCGTCTCGACGTTGCCCGCATCGCCCGCCTCGTGCAGCTTGCGGATCACGGTCTTCAGCGACGACTTGACCGACTTGTTGCGCAGACGGGCCTTCTCGTTCTGCCGGTTGCGCTTGATCTGGGACTTGATGTTCGCCACGCGACAGCCTTGTCCTGACTAGGTTCGGAAACGGTCTCACGCGGTGGTCACTGGAGAAACTGTCCCGGCTGGGGCCGGAGGCAGACATCAACAGCGTGTCACCACACGCGAGGATCCAGACTACCAGCACGCCCGCGAGCCGCCAAAACGACTCCGGTCACCGCGGGCTCGGCGTCAGGTCCAGCCCTGGCGAGCGGACAGCCAGGCCAGCGCTTGGGTGCCGCTGAAACGCTGGTGCTGCCTGCTGGCGGGTGAGGCGCTGCTCGGGCCGTCGGCGGCGCGGACCAGCCAGTAGCCGGCCAGCGCTGCCAAGGCGCCGTCCACGCCACCCGGCGGGGGATCCCATTTCTGGATGTATGCGTCGGTGTCGTGGCCGCTCGCATAGGCGCTGATCAGCAGAGTGACGGTGTCGTACCACTGCGCGCCGGCGCACGGCCACGTCCAGTCGCAGAGCCAGGCCGCTCCCGAGCCGTCGATCATCACGTTGTCGACGCGCAGGTCGCCGTGGCACACCCCGGTTCCGGCGGCCAGGTCGGGCAGGGTGCGTTCGAGGGTGGCCAACTGCGACAAATGGGACGGGGCGATGGTGGTGAGGGCGGTCGACGGCATCGGTTCGTGTCCGGATTCGATCAGCTGCCACCAGGACATCTCGTGCCTGAGGATCTCGGAGAGTTCGGGGAGGCCGTCGGTGCGGACTCCGGTCAGTGCTCGCGCCGCTTCCGACCAGGCGTCCAGGGCGGCCTCGAGGTGAGCCGCCGACCAGGGCAGCGGTGGGATGTGGCCGTCGATCGGGTCCAGGGCCAGGACGAACCAGCCGCCTTCGCTGAGGGTCCAGAGCGGCCGGGCTGCTCGGATCTCGGAGGGTAGGGCGCTGGTGATCGCTGCCTCCCGGGCGTACCACTGCGAGGTCGGCTCCCTCATCGGCGCGGCCTTCACGAACGCGCTGCTCCCGGCCTCGGTGGTGAGCAGCGCGGCGAACGCGCGGGTGAATCCGCCGCCGGCGCTGCGCGCGGCGATCACCGGGGAGCCGAGGCGCCGGCTGATCGCTTCACGCACTCTCAGGGGGAGGTCTTTCCAGTCCGGTCGTACGGACGTCGCGTCGTACGGCACCTCGGGCAGCGTGACGGGCCGGCTCTCCATGTGGGGAATTGTCATACCCGGCTGCGAGGATTCCGGCATGAGAACCGACGATTTCTGGGCGGTCATCGACCGCGCCACCGCCCAACGGCCCGCCTCACCGGCCGAGGTCGCCGAGCGGGCCGTCGACGACCTGGCCACCCGTGACCCGGAGGAGATCGTCGCCTGGGGCCGTCACCTCGACAAGGTGCTCGCCGCGTCCGGCACCGAGGATCTGTGGGCGGCCGCCTACCTGATCAACGGCGGCTGCACCGAGGAGGGCTTCGACAACTTCCGCGGCTGGCTGGTGGCGCACGGTCGCAAGGCGGTCGCGGCCTCGGTCCAGTCGCCCGACGTGCTCGCCGGCATGCCCGCGGTCCGAGCCGCTGCCGAGACCGGCGCGGTCTTCGAGGCGGAAGAGGTGCTGACCGTCGCGGCCCGGGCCTACGAGAAGGCGACGGGCGAGCCGCTGCCGGCGTCCGAGGCGCGGCCACGGACCCGTCCCGAGGTCGCCGACCTGTGGGACTTCGACGACGAGGACGAGATGAGGAAGAGGTTGCCCAGGCTGTCCGAGCTGTTCCTGGAGCCGCCGGACTGACCGGCCGGCCTCCGCCTGGATCGTGGGAATCCGGGTCGAGACGGCTTGTGCGGGGTGGCAAGACTCGGCGTTATGAGTGCTGAGCATGGGACGGTTCGCGCTGTCAGTCGCAACGACGCCTACACGTTCACGAAGCCGAGCCGGGACGAGATCGTGCTGGTCGCCGGTCTCGGGGTGGAAGGCGACATCCACGCCGGGGTGAACGTCCGGCACCGCAGCCGGGTCAAGGCCGACCCGACACAGCCGAACCTGCGGCAGGTTCACCTGATCCACGCGGAGTTGTTCGAGGAGGTGGCGGAGAAGGGGTACGAGGTTCCGCCCGGCGGCCTCGGCGAGAACGTGACGACCAGTGGGATCGATCTGCTCGGGTTGCCGCGAGGAACGATCCTGCGCTTCGGCCACCCCGCTGGACATGGTGCTGGACATGGTGAGGGGCCTGCGCGGGGCGGTGATGGCACGCAGGCTGGTGATGGCACGCGGGCTGGTGATGGCACGCGGGCTGGTGAGGGCTCGGAGGGTGCCGGGGGACATCCTGTGGAGGCTGTGCTCACGGCTGCCGCGGCGGCGACCCTCGACGATGCGACCGCCCGGGCTGCCGAGGCCGTGGCGGCGGCCCTCAGGCGGGATGCGGCGGCCCGGGAAGCGACGGCCCGCGATGAGACGGCCCAGGAAGCGGCCGGCCGGGATGGGCGGGCGGCGATCGTCGTGGCGGGGTTGCGGAATCCTTGTGCGCAGATCAACGGGTTTCGGTCCGGGCTGCTCAAGGAGGTGCTGGGGCAGGACGACGACGGGAACATCGTTCGCAAGGCCGGGGTCATGGCAGTGGTGCTGCGCGGCGGCCCGATCCGGCCCGGCGACCCGGTGACCGTGGAACTGCCGCCGGGCCCGCCCGCTCCGCTGGAGAGGATCTGACCTACAGGCGCGGGCGGCCGAACGGGTGTGATCGGAGCGGTGCCGACGGACGTGGGACGATAGGGGGCGCCGGCGTCAGCCGGCCTCCCCAGATTGCGACACTGAGCTCGAGAAGAACGGAAGACCGTGCCTGGACCGCTCGACCCCGGCGTGAACGTGATCGGATCGACCGATCCCGGCCGCATCCGCAACTTCTGCATCATCGCCCACATCGACCACGGCAAGTCGACGCTGGCCGACCGGATGTTGCAGATCACCGGGGTGGTCGACCCGCGGCAGATGCGCGCTCAGTACCTGGACCGGATGGACATCGAGCGCGAGCGCGGCATCACCATCAAGTCGCAGGCCGTGCGCATGCCCTGGACCGTCCGGGAGGGCGGCCAGCAGGGCGAGCAGGCCGTCCTCAACATGATCGACACTCCGGGGCACGTCGACTTCACCTACGAGGTCTCCCGCAGCCTGGCCGCCTGTGAGGGCGCCGTCCTGCTGGTCGACGCCGCGCAGGGGATCGAGGCGCAGACCCTCGCCAACCTGTACCTGGCGATGGAGAACGACCTGCACATCATCCCGGTGCTCAACAAGATCGACCTGCCGGCGGCGCAGCCGGAGAAGTACGCCGAGGAGCTCGCCAAGCTGATCGGCTGCGAGCCGTCCGACGTGCTGAAGGTCTCCGGCAAGACCGGCGTCGGTGTGGACCACCTGCTCGACGAGATCGTCCGGCAGTTCAAGCCGCCGGTCGGCGACGCGGACGGCCCGGCCCGCGCGATGATCTTCGACTCGGTGTACGACGTCTACCGGGGCGTCGTCACGTACGTCCGGGTGATCGACGGCCGGATCGAGGCGCGTGACCGGATCAAGATGATGTCCACCGGCGCCGTGCACGAGCTGCTGGAGATCGGTGTCGTCTCGCCCGAGATGGAGAAGGCGTCCGCGCTCGGTGTCGGCGAGGTCGGCTACCTGATCACCGGCGTGAAGGACGTCCGCCAGTCCCGGGTCG comes from the Actinoplanes sp. OR16 genome and includes:
- the rpsT gene encoding 30S ribosomal protein S20, translating into MANIKSQIKRNRQNEKARLRNKSVKSSLKTVIRKLHEAGDAGNVETATALLRDASRQLDKAVSKGVIHKNQAANRKSAIAKKIASLSA
- a CDS encoding phosphotransferase family protein, which codes for MESRPVTLPEVPYDATSVRPDWKDLPLRVREAISRRLGSPVIAARSAGGGFTRAFAALLTTEAGSSAFVKAAPMREPTSQWYAREAAITSALPSEIRAARPLWTLSEGGWFVLALDPIDGHIPPLPWSAAHLEAALDAWSEAARALTGVRTDGLPELSEILRHEMSWWQLIESGHEPMPSTALTTIAPSHLSQLATLERTLPDLAAGTGVCHGDLRVDNVMIDGSGAAWLCDWTWPCAGAQWYDTVTLLISAYASGHDTDAYIQKWDPPPGGVDGALAALAGYWLVRAADGPSSASPASRQHQRFSGTQALAWLSARQGWT
- a CDS encoding DUF4240 domain-containing protein, yielding MRTDDFWAVIDRATAQRPASPAEVAERAVDDLATRDPEEIVAWGRHLDKVLAASGTEDLWAAAYLINGGCTEEGFDNFRGWLVAHGRKAVAASVQSPDVLAGMPAVRAAAETGAVFEAEEVLTVAARAYEKATGEPLPASEARPRTRPEVADLWDFDDEDEMRKRLPRLSELFLEPPD
- a CDS encoding MOSC domain-containing protein, translating into MSAEHGTVRAVSRNDAYTFTKPSRDEIVLVAGLGVEGDIHAGVNVRHRSRVKADPTQPNLRQVHLIHAELFEEVAEKGYEVPPGGLGENVTTSGIDLLGLPRGTILRFGHPAGHGAGHGEGPARGGDGTQAGDGTRAGDGTRAGEGSEGAGGHPVEAVLTAAAAATLDDATARAAEAVAAALRRDAAAREATARDETAQEAAGRDGRAAIVVAGLRNPCAQINGFRSGLLKEVLGQDDDGNIVRKAGVMAVVLRGGPIRPGDPVTVELPPGPPAPLERI